Proteins found in one Miscanthus floridulus cultivar M001 chromosome 4, ASM1932011v1, whole genome shotgun sequence genomic segment:
- the LOC136548671 gene encoding uncharacterized protein, producing the protein MPVCFGTPSNYRKEVLTFEVVGFKGTYHTILGQPSYAKFMVVPNYTYLKLKMPGPNSVITVESTYEHAYDCDVKCIEYVKALVEAETLIVDLDRLGSEALDSKCCAETFEPTEAVKLVPVDPIYPDDRALRINTTLDIK; encoded by the coding sequence atGCCCGTCTGctttggtactccctccaactaccgcaaggaggtcctcaccttcgaggtggttgggttcaagggaacataCCACACCATCCTGGGGCAGCCgagctatgccaagttcatggtggtccccaactacacctacctcaagctcaagatgccgggccccaacagcgtcatcactgtcgagtccacgtacgagcatgcatacgactgtgatgTCAAATGCATCGAGTATGtcaaggctctcgtggaggccgagaccctcatcgtcgacctcGACCGGCTTGGTAGCGAGGCGCTTGACTCCAAGTGTTGCGCCGAGACTTTTGAGCccacggaggccgtcaagctcgtcccggtcgaccccatctaccccgacgaccgggcgctgaggatcaacaccaccctcgacatcaaatag